The Fibrobacterota bacterium region CACCACGTTGTTGCGGACGGACAGGCCGTTGAGACCGGGTGCGCCGCTGCACATGTAGGACAGCGTTCGAATCTGCTTCTGCGGGTACGCCTTCTTGAGCGCAGTGACGATCGCGCCCGCCTTCTCTTCTCCATAGGCCTTGGTGAGATTCGCGCGCCACTCCTCTTCGGTTGGCCGCCGCGACATCTGGTTGCCCTCTTCGCTCACCGAACCGATCAGCATCGGCACGTCTTTCGAAATCGTGGGCGCGGCGTCGAAGAACGATCGCATGTTGACGATCTTGCCGTCGACGCACGGTGACCATCCCACGCGCGGCGTGCCCGGTGCGCCCGGTCCCGCCACGGGCGGCCCGGGAGGATTGATCTTGGCGGCCGCGGCGGCACCGGCCGCGATGAGCTTCGCCCACTCCATCTTCTGCAACGAACCGATGTCGTTGGCGGACAGGCCGAGCTCTTTCATCGTCTGCCGCGCGAGCTCGCGCTGCTGCTCGCGGCTCGGGATGTTTCCGCCACCGCCCGATTGCGCGGCGGCGCGATGGAACAGGCCCGCCGCGGACGGCATGCCCATGAGCGTCGTCACCTTCGAACCGCCACCGGATTGCCCGTAGATCATGACGCGATCGGGATCGCCGCCGAAGTTGGCGATGTTCTCGTGCACCCAGCGCAGGGCCGCGACGAGATCCGTCATGCCGACGTTGGCCGAATCTTCGTAGGGCGCGCCGCCGATCTCCGCCGCGTCGAGGAAACCCAGGATGTTCAGGCGATGATTGACCGACACCTGCACCACGTCGTGGTGTCGCGCCATCTGCGCGCCTTCGTGCGACGGCAGCTCATACGAGGAGCCGAAGCTGTAACCGCCGCCGTGGAAGTAGACCATCACGGCGCGCTTGCCG contains the following coding sequences:
- a CDS encoding carboxylesterase/lipase family protein, giving the protein TTAGENRWLPAKPPAPWADEYPALVYGANCPQNTHPWTSIEQTFIQDWDDGWMSEDMLKLNVWTPSLTGKRAVMVYFHGGGYSFGSSYELPSHEGAQMARHHDVVQVSVNHRLNILGFLDAAEIGGAPYEDSANVGMTDLVAALRWVHENIANFGGDPDRVMIYGQSGGGSKVTTLMGMPSAAGLFHRAAAQSGGGGNIPSREQQRELARQTMKELGLSANDIGSLQKMEWAKLIAAGAAAAAKINPPGPPVAGPGAPGTPRVGWSPCVDGKIVNMRSFFDAAPTISKDVPMLIGSVSEEGNQMSRRPTEEEWRANLTKAYGEEKAGAIVTALKKAYPQKQIRTLSYMCSGAPGLNGLSVRNNVVKMAGFKHALNAAPAYTYYFTWQTPIFDGAPGAWHTAELQFCFDNTKRCEQGTGNTPEAQALAKKMASSWATFAATGNPGLPGLAWQPSDPQTNRTMVWDNQCRMVNDPEGEARKLLLA